The following proteins come from a genomic window of Candidatus Neomarinimicrobiota bacterium:
- a CDS encoding thymidine phosphorylase, giving the protein MNPQKLVELKSRGEAIPGDDLETFINAYVNGQINDDKMTPFLKAVHAKGMTLEEIVAFTEVMLNSGEQIQFSGMDSYIADKHSTGGVGDKVSIILAPIMAAAGLAIPMLAGRSLGHTGGTIDKLETIPGFQSNLSINTFKKIVETHGLCMMSQTENICPADRKMYALRDVTNTIDSIPLICGSIMSKKIAEGIQGLVLDIKTGNGAFMKNINQASSLGNTLQKVGEAFGVKTDVIYSSMNQPLGRTAGMWCEIQESINALKGDGSKDLMDVVYELGCKLLVQAGITRWETAAISIQENLIQTGKAYQKFEEMVLAQGGNLFDSKLNPPKFEIIVKAETSGFVTSMDTLKIGWAGVELGCGRRNKDDILDPTAGVEFMAKIGDEIHAGEPIYRCFNSNENKLNSGVNYLRDSVIIGPKKDSHTLFFSP; this is encoded by the coding sequence ATGAATCCTCAAAAACTAGTTGAGCTTAAATCAAGAGGTGAAGCCATCCCCGGAGATGACCTTGAAACTTTCATTAACGCCTATGTAAACGGTCAAATCAATGATGATAAAATGACACCTTTCCTCAAGGCAGTTCATGCGAAAGGAATGACCCTTGAAGAAATTGTTGCGTTTACCGAAGTTATGCTGAATTCCGGAGAACAAATTCAATTTTCTGGCATGGATTCCTATATTGCTGATAAACATTCCACCGGCGGTGTTGGGGATAAAGTTTCCATAATCTTGGCGCCCATTATGGCGGCGGCGGGGTTGGCCATCCCCATGTTAGCAGGGCGAAGTCTCGGCCATACGGGTGGAACAATTGATAAACTTGAAACTATTCCCGGCTTTCAATCAAATCTTTCTATTAATACATTTAAAAAAATTGTGGAAACGCATGGCCTTTGCATGATGAGCCAAACTGAAAATATCTGTCCTGCCGATCGCAAGATGTATGCCTTGCGAGATGTAACCAATACCATTGATTCTATTCCATTAATATGTGGATCAATCATGAGTAAAAAAATTGCTGAAGGAATTCAAGGCTTGGTTTTGGATATTAAAACCGGAAACGGTGCCTTTATGAAAAATATAAATCAAGCGTCATCATTGGGAAATACACTCCAAAAAGTGGGTGAAGCATTTGGTGTAAAAACGGATGTAATCTATTCCAGTATGAATCAACCATTGGGAAGAACGGCGGGAATGTGGTGCGAGATTCAGGAATCTATTAATGCATTAAAAGGAGATGGTTCAAAAGACCTTATGGATGTGGTGTATGAATTAGGTTGTAAACTTCTCGTTCAAGCAGGAATAACGCGGTGGGAAACGGCCGCCATTTCCATCCAAGAAAACCTAATCCAAACTGGAAAAGCATACCAAAAGTTTGAGGAAATGGTTTTAGCACAAGGGGGCAATTTATTTGATAGCAAATTAAATCCACCGAAATTTGAAATAATTGTCAAGGCTGAGACTTCAGGGTTTGTCACATCCATGGATACACTTAAAATCGGATGGGCTGGTGTTGAACTAGGATGCGGACGACGTAATAAAGATGACATTTTAGACCCAACCGCAGGCGTTGAATTCATGGCAAAAATTGGCGATGAAATTCATGCCGGCGAACCAATATATCGTTGTTTCAATTCTAATGAAAATAAATTGAATTCTGGAGTAAATTATCTGCGAGATTCGGTCATCATTGGACCGAAAAAAGATAGCCACACGTTATTTTTTAGCCCTTAG